One Trichomycterus rosablanca isolate fTriRos1 chromosome 12, fTriRos1.hap1, whole genome shotgun sequence DNA window includes the following coding sequences:
- the fzd5 gene encoding frizzled-5, with product MAKSRKPQVSGVVIRLLSVLVLQLPHLVLTASKDIVCEPITVPMCKGIGYNLTYMPNQFNHDAQEEVGLEVHQFWPLVRIRCSPDLLFFLCSMYTPICLPDYKKPLPPCRSVCERAKRGCSPLMIQYGFEWPERMSCERLPMLGDPDRLCMDQNNSESTTVSPSVPKPTHKGSTRHRSTSKSLAAQKCDYECRCREPLVPIKKETHQLFNHVETGSFPNCALPCYQPYFSQDEHAFTTFWIGLWSVLCFISTLTTVATFLIDMERFKYPERPIIFLAACYLFVSLGYIVRLLAGHEKVACGGSGDQQHILYDTTGPALCTLVFLLVYFFGMASSIWWVVLSFTWFLAAGMKWGNEAIAGYSQYFHLAAWLVPSVKTIAVLALSFVDGDPVAGICYVGNQSLESLRGFVLAPLVVYLFSGSFFLLTGFVSLFRIRSVIKQGGTKTDKLEKLMIRIGLFTVLYTVPAMIVVACLVYEQHYRSGWEQALTCTCPSERQQLDLGPDYAVFMLKYFMYLVVGITSGVWIWSGKTIESWRNFVARFSRTRKPANTASSMYREASTALTARVGSALPGSYHKPGLPSHV from the coding sequence ATGGCTAAGTCAAGGAAGCCTCAGGTCTCTGGTGTGGTGATAAGGTTGCTTTCTGTACTTGTATTGCAGCTGCCACATCTTGTGCTAACTGCCTCGAAGGACATAGTGTGTGAACCCATCACGGTGCCTATGTGTAAAGGAATTGGCTATAATCTTACTTATATGCCCAATCAGTTCAATCATGACGCGCAGGAGGAGGTGGGATTAGAAGTGCACCAATTTTGGCCTCTGGTCCGAATCCGCTGCTCTCCTGATTTGCTATTTTTTCTCTGCAGCATGTACACCCCCATCTGTCTCCCGGACTACAAAAAGCCATTACCACCATGTCGCTCTGTCTGTGAGAGAGCCAAGAGGGGTTGCTCACCACTTATGATCCAGTATGGCTTTGAGTGGCCTGAGCGCATGAGCTGTGAGCGGTTGCCCATGTTGGGTGACCCAGACCGACTGTGCATGGATCAGAACAACAGTGAGTCCACAACGGTATCACCATCAGTCCCCAAACCCACTCACAAAGGCTCGACTAGACATCGCTCCACATCCAAATCTCTTGCAGCTCAGAAGTGTGACTATGAGTGCCGTTGTCGTGAGCCTCTAGTACCCATCAAAAAAGAAACACATCAGTTGTTTAACCACGTGGAAACAGGGTCTTTCCCCAACTGTGCATTACCCTGCTACCAGCCATACTTCTCACAAGATGAACATGCCTTTACTACGTTTTGGATTGGTCTGTGGTCTGTTCTGTGTTTTATCTCCACTTTGACCACAGTTGCCACCTTCCTTATTGACATGGAGCGATTTAAGTACCCTGAGCGTCCTATTATCTTTCTCGCTGCCTGCTACCTTTTTGTGTCCCTGGGCTACATTGTGAGGCTGCTGGCAGGCCATGAAAAGGTGGCATGTGGAGGCTCAGGTGACCAGCAGCACATCCTGTATGACACTACAGGACCGGCTTTGTGCACTTTGGTCTTCCTGCTGGTCTACTTCTTCGGAATGGCCAGCTCTATCTGGTGGGTTGTTCTCTCCTTCACCTGGTTCCTGGCTGCTGGCATGAAGTGGGGCAATGAGGCCATCGCTGGATACTCACAGTATTTTCATCTGGCAGCCTGGCTCGTGCCTAGTGTAAAAACAATTGCTGTTCTGGCCCTCAGCTTTGTTGATGGAGATCCTGTTGCCGGAATCTGCTACGTGGGCAACCAAAGCTTGGAAAGCCTGCGAGGATTCGTGTTAGCACCATTGGTAGTCTACCTCTTCTCCGGGTCGTTTTTTCTGCTGACTGGGTTTGTTTCACTGTTCCGCATCCGCAGTGTCATCAAGCAAGGTGGCACCAAGACAGACAAGCTGGAGAAGCTGATGATCCGTATCGGATTGTTTACTGTGCTGTACACAGTGCCAGCCATGATTGTTGTGGCATGCCTGGTCTATGAGCAGCACTACAGGTCAGGCTGGGAGCAGGCGCTAACCTGTACCTGTCCCTCTGAAAGGCAACAGCTTGACCTGGGGCCTGACTATGCTGTCTTTATGCTTAAATACTTTATGTACCTGGTGGTTGGCATCACCTCTGGTGTGTGGATTTGGTCAGGAAAGACTATTGAGTCATGGAGAAATTTTGTGGCACGATTTTCCAGGACCAGAAAACCAGCTAACACAGCTTCATCTATGTATCGTGAAGCTAGCACTGCATTAACTGCCCGGGTGGGATCTGCTTTACCTGGATCGTACCACAAACCTGGTCTGCCATCACATGTCTGA